One stretch of Rickettsiales bacterium DNA includes these proteins:
- a CDS encoding flagellar basal body P-ring protein FlgI, translating to MQAISEKNIISNCYYIDSKGYNFRVEDEYLEEDNNLWKEIYSKTCKVKLLSKEDYKNNFLSSFKFKFLETLLSIFAGISTTLILVLIIILFSTSQAHASNARLKDIINFEGVRENMLVGYGLVVGLNGTGDKLNNSVFTEKSLQAFLSRLGVGTMNEKLQVKNVAAVTVTAKLPPFARAGSKIDVTVSTLGDSKSLEGGTLVATPLMGADGEMYAVAQGPVSIGGFSAGTESANVTKNIPTTGVISNGAIVEREVSFVLNNMSKINLALKNPDLTTAKEIEAEINKKLGDNYAIATDPGTVSLMIPLEYTTSVASLLAQIEQLSVTTDNIAKIIIDEKTGTVVMNNNVKIDPVAVAQGSLVVTILKTPLISQPGTLAPASAQTIATQGESINVEEIKGNIAKINANANLDDLVTALNTLGVGTRDLITILQTIKQSGALQAEIETR from the coding sequence ATGCAGGCCATTTCAGAAAAAAATATAATTTCAAATTGTTATTACATAGATTCAAAAGGTTATAACTTCAGGGTTGAAGATGAATATCTTGAAGAAGATAATAATTTATGGAAGGAAATATATTCAAAAACCTGCAAAGTAAAATTGCTATCTAAAGAAGATTATAAAAATAATTTTTTATCAAGTTTTAAGTTCAAATTTTTAGAAACTTTGCTTTCAATTTTCGCAGGTATCTCAACTACTTTAATTTTGGTTTTAATTATAATTTTATTTTCAACTTCACAAGCTCACGCAAGCAATGCACGCCTAAAAGATATCATAAATTTTGAAGGCGTTAGAGAAAATATGCTGGTTGGCTATGGCTTAGTTGTTGGCTTAAACGGCACTGGTGATAAATTAAATAACTCAGTTTTTACTGAAAAAAGTTTGCAAGCATTCTTAAGTAGGCTCGGCGTTGGAACAATGAATGAAAAGCTTCAAGTTAAAAATGTTGCGGCTGTAACGGTTACTGCTAAACTTCCACCATTTGCAAGAGCTGGAAGTAAAATAGATGTAACGGTTAGCACCCTTGGGGATTCTAAGAGTTTAGAAGGCGGAACATTAGTTGCAACCCCGCTTATGGGTGCAGATGGTGAAATGTATGCGGTTGCACAAGGGCCTGTTTCCATCGGTGGATTTTCAGCAGGCACTGAAAGTGCAAATGTAACTAAAAATATTCCAACAACTGGCGTAATTTCTAATGGTGCAATTGTTGAGCGTGAAGTTAGCTTTGTTCTCAATAATATGAGTAAAATCAATCTAGCTCTTAAAAATCCTGATTTAACCACTGCAAAAGAAATAGAGGCGGAAATCAATAAAAAACTTGGCGATAATTATGCAATCGCAACTGATCCCGGAACGGTTTCTCTGATGATTCCACTTGAATATACAACTTCAGTTGCATCTCTCTTAGCACAAATTGAGCAACTCTCAGTAACCACTGATAATATCGCAAAAATTATTATTGATGAAAAAACTGGAACGGTTGTAATGAATAATAATGTTAAGATTGACCCAGTTGCAGTGGCACAAGGCAGCCTAGTTGTTACAATTCTTAAAACGCCTTTAATTTCTCAACCTGGCACATTAGCACCAGCCTCAGCACAAACTATCGCAACACAAGGGGAATCAATAAATGTTGAGGAAATCAAAGGAAATATCGCAAAAATTAATGCTAATGCAAATCTTGACGATTTAGTAACGGCACTAAATACGCTTGGCGTTGGCACTAGAGATTTAATAACAATCTTGCAAACAATCAAGCAATCAGGGGCTTTGCAGGCAGAAATTGAAACTAGATAA